A region of Mesorhizobium sp. AR02 DNA encodes the following proteins:
- a CDS encoding tetratricopeptide repeat protein, protein MTNTNQVESGDLIRRAVAAFNSGNHGQAMQLCELGLKQHPDDPALCHLLAAVLFVRADLSGARTRIETSLAARADNVPALILACRIARADGRFEAALQQLDRAATLSSQVEILIERARTLDQAGNALAAREWWTLVLQRDPKSEEAAARLGRLAWQRGASVEAEGFLERAVAGGGHPAAWFDLGLVRQDMRKFGSAAEAYRRVLEMSPDAPEAAVNLGVVLQETGDLDGAMLAYSTAYRLRPSTFGVIAMALTSAPSGRLWLDEDALRRSLAGGAPPPGAKPLAVDAGR, encoded by the coding sequence GTGACGAATACGAATCAAGTCGAAAGCGGCGATCTGATCCGCCGTGCGGTGGCTGCTTTCAATTCCGGCAATCACGGCCAGGCAATGCAGCTGTGCGAGTTAGGCCTGAAGCAACATCCGGACGATCCGGCGCTTTGCCATCTTCTGGCGGCGGTCCTGTTCGTCAGGGCGGATTTGTCGGGGGCTCGCACGCGCATCGAGACGAGTCTGGCCGCTCGTGCGGATAATGTGCCCGCCTTGATTCTCGCATGCAGGATTGCCCGGGCCGACGGCCGGTTCGAAGCAGCGCTGCAACAGCTGGATCGCGCGGCAACGCTGTCATCACAGGTGGAAATACTGATCGAGCGGGCACGTACCCTCGATCAGGCAGGGAATGCTTTGGCCGCGCGCGAATGGTGGACACTTGTCTTGCAACGGGATCCGAAATCCGAGGAGGCTGCGGCGCGCCTCGGACGCCTTGCCTGGCAACGCGGTGCGTCTGTTGAGGCAGAGGGCTTCCTCGAACGCGCCGTCGCCGGCGGCGGGCATCCGGCCGCCTGGTTTGACCTCGGACTGGTGCGTCAGGACATGCGCAAGTTCGGCAGCGCCGCCGAAGCCTATCGACGGGTGCTGGAGATGAGCCCGGACGCGCCGGAGGCTGCCGTCAATCTCGGCGTTGTCTTGCAGGAAACTGGTGATCTCGACGGGGCAATGCTGGCGTATTCAACGGCCTATCGTCTGCGTCCATCCACGTTCGGCGTTATCGCCATGGCGCTTACATCGGCGCCGAGCGGCAGGCTGTGGCTCGATGAGGATGCGCTGCGTCGCTCACTCGCCGGTGGCGCGCCTCCGCCTGGCGCGAAACCGCTTGCGGTAGACGCCGGGCGTTGA
- a CDS encoding anion transporter: protein MTLMGAAALLILVLTYAGVAIGRIPGLRLDRAGIALLGGAAMIAIGAIGMEDAYRAINFDTITLLLGMMIVVAHLKVSGAFRGLGAIAIEHAHAPFMLLVMVTLLTSVLSAFLVNDAICLVMAPIVVHVTRVINRNPVPYLIATATASNCGSVATITGNPQNMVIGALSGISYPAFSAALAPVALFGLVAVIVIVRIVYRAEFTRTAELTPHVSRGRMHRGQVLKAVIVCIGLAVAFFAGVPVAKAALIGGAILLLTRAIKPERIYREIDGPLLFMFAGLFVVVAGAERTLLTPDIIASAKNLGLDDVWRLSGFTAVLSNIMSNVPAVLALRPFIPGLENPERAWLVVAMSSTLAGNFTLLGSVANLIVAEQSKAAGTPLSFGAFFKVGLPLTLITLVAGTAWLAFGF from the coding sequence ATGACGTTGATGGGCGCGGCGGCACTGCTGATCCTGGTCCTGACCTATGCCGGCGTCGCTATTGGCCGCATCCCTGGCCTGCGTCTCGACCGGGCGGGGATTGCGCTGCTTGGCGGCGCCGCGATGATCGCCATTGGCGCGATCGGCATGGAGGATGCCTACCGCGCGATCAATTTCGACACCATCACGCTTCTGCTCGGCATGATGATCGTGGTCGCGCATCTGAAGGTCTCCGGCGCCTTTCGTGGCCTTGGCGCCATCGCCATCGAACATGCGCATGCGCCGTTCATGCTGCTGGTGATGGTAACGCTGCTCACCAGCGTGCTGTCGGCCTTCCTGGTCAATGACGCCATCTGCCTGGTCATGGCGCCGATCGTCGTCCACGTCACTCGCGTCATCAACCGCAATCCGGTTCCCTATCTGATCGCCACCGCCACCGCGTCGAACTGCGGCAGCGTCGCCACCATCACCGGCAATCCGCAGAACATGGTCATCGGCGCGCTGTCGGGCATTTCCTATCCCGCCTTTTCGGCGGCGCTGGCGCCGGTCGCGCTGTTCGGCCTGGTCGCGGTCATCGTCATCGTGCGCATCGTCTATCGCGCCGAATTCACACGCACTGCCGAATTGACGCCGCATGTCTCGCGCGGCCGCATGCATCGCGGGCAGGTGTTGAAGGCCGTGATCGTCTGCATCGGGCTGGCCGTCGCCTTCTTCGCCGGCGTTCCCGTTGCCAAGGCAGCATTGATCGGCGGCGCCATTCTCCTGCTCACCCGCGCCATCAAGCCGGAACGCATCTACCGTGAGATCGATGGACCGCTGCTGTTCATGTTCGCCGGTCTGTTCGTGGTGGTTGCCGGCGCCGAAAGGACGCTGCTGACGCCAGACATCATCGCCTCGGCCAAGAATCTCGGCCTGGACGACGTCTGGCGTTTGTCCGGGTTCACGGCGGTGCTCTCCAACATCATGAGCAATGTGCCGGCCGTGCTGGCGCTGCGGCCGTTCATACCCGGGCTGGAAAACCCCGAACGCGCCTGGCTCGTGGTGGCGATGAGCTCGACGCTCGCCGGTAATTTCACGCTGCTCGGCTCGGTCGCCAATCTGATCGTCGCCGAGCAGTCCAAGGCCGCCGGCACACCACTGTCTTTCGGTGCCTTCTTCAAGGTCGGCTTGCCGCTGACGCTGATAACGCTCGTCGCCGGCACGGCATGGCTGGCCTTCGGATTCTAG
- a CDS encoding GGDEF domain-containing protein produces the protein MKLDLSPTSWGRVIAVTAAGTAFFIAVAFFVDSFNFPYLSPEAVWRAQMTDLLLPLVLGGSFLFFLMWKIRQLAIAQRDLSIVAATDSLTAVLNRGAFSMLVEAYLEQTRKQEQTRSGALLIIDADHFKSINDRLGHDCGDQALKLIAQAIKGQLRGGDIVGRIGGEEFGVFLPGVDPSQSWLVAEGIRRRIREMDFSPGGRACPLSVSIGGTSFSGPTTYEAIFSAADRRLYAAKSNGRDQVSFDPAEASLVSQPSVATVH, from the coding sequence ATGAAGCTCGACCTGTCACCGACCAGTTGGGGCAGGGTGATCGCTGTCACCGCCGCCGGTACGGCATTCTTCATTGCCGTGGCGTTTTTCGTCGATTCGTTCAATTTCCCCTATCTCTCGCCCGAGGCCGTCTGGCGCGCGCAAATGACGGACCTGCTGCTTCCGCTGGTGCTGGGCGGGTCGTTTCTGTTTTTTCTGATGTGGAAGATCCGCCAGCTGGCCATAGCCCAGCGCGACCTCAGCATCGTTGCCGCGACCGATAGTCTGACGGCAGTGCTGAACCGCGGCGCCTTCTCGATGCTCGTCGAGGCCTATCTCGAACAGACCCGCAAGCAGGAGCAGACCCGTTCCGGCGCACTGCTGATCATCGACGCCGACCACTTCAAGTCGATCAACGACCGCCTCGGCCATGACTGCGGCGACCAGGCGCTCAAGCTGATCGCGCAGGCGATCAAGGGACAGCTGCGCGGCGGCGATATCGTCGGCCGCATCGGCGGCGAAGAGTTTGGTGTGTTTCTTCCCGGTGTCGACCCCTCGCAATCCTGGCTGGTTGCCGAAGGCATCCGCCGGCGCATTCGCGAAATGGACTTTTCGCCCGGCGGCCGCGCCTGTCCGCTTTCCGTCAGCATCGGCGGCACCAGCTTCAGTGGCCCGACGACTTACGAGGCGATATTCTCCGCCGCCGACAGACGGCTCTATGCCGCCAAGTCGAATGGACGCGATCAGGTCAGTTTCGACCCCGCGGAAGCCTCCCTGGTGTCTCAGCCCAGCGTCGCCACGGTGCATTGA
- a CDS encoding glycosyltransferase family 4 protein, whose protein sequence is MPANEWRDGPGQGQASAAIMIHLFNGFQNPFGGSERETLELYRLLGADAQVRLWATSSRVSDELMRQFPVHRVSPVTRDVPDGGTYVFLGAHWRNKIWPYLIRRPRRLIYVFNTFHPKIIALTTSMPRLLGWPDAELVLISDFQKRMLQVEGVVHPSPIDIERFSPRLARPDGPFTVGRLSRDTADKHHADDVALYDALLADGVAVRIQGGMPLKDRLVPHPQLELLPQGQFAAEQFLPTLDVFYYRTGSHVETFGRVVFEAMACGLPVVCHSHGGYADHISHGENGFLFETTQQAARILAELKADPALRADVGHKARQTVEQLFSPQALRQLLDFYRR, encoded by the coding sequence GTGCCGGCGAACGAATGGCGGGACGGCCCCGGGCAAGGTCAGGCAAGTGCGGCGATCATGATCCATCTGTTCAACGGCTTTCAGAACCCGTTTGGCGGCAGTGAACGCGAAACCCTGGAGCTGTACCGGCTGCTGGGCGCCGACGCGCAGGTGCGTCTGTGGGCAACCTCTTCGCGCGTGTCCGACGAGCTGATGCGGCAATTTCCGGTTCACCGCGTCTCGCCGGTAACGCGCGATGTGCCGGACGGCGGCACCTATGTCTTCCTCGGCGCACATTGGCGCAACAAAATCTGGCCTTACCTGATCCGGCGGCCACGCCGGCTGATCTATGTCTTCAACACCTTTCACCCGAAGATCATCGCGCTGACGACCAGCATGCCACGCCTGCTGGGCTGGCCGGACGCCGAGCTGGTGCTGATCTCCGACTTTCAGAAGCGCATGCTGCAGGTCGAAGGCGTCGTGCATCCGTCGCCGATCGATATCGAGCGTTTCTCACCACGGTTGGCAAGGCCGGATGGTCCGTTCACAGTGGGGCGGCTGAGCCGCGACACGGCGGACAAGCATCATGCCGACGATGTGGCGCTCTATGACGCATTGCTGGCCGATGGCGTCGCGGTGCGGATCCAGGGCGGCATGCCGCTCAAGGACAGGCTCGTGCCACATCCGCAACTCGAACTCCTGCCGCAGGGCCAGTTTGCCGCCGAACAGTTCCTGCCGACGCTCGACGTATTCTACTATCGCACCGGCTCGCATGTGGAGACATTCGGCCGCGTGGTGTTCGAGGCGATGGCGTGCGGTTTGCCCGTGGTCTGCCATTCGCATGGCGGCTACGCCGACCATATCAGCCATGGCGAAAACGGTTTTCTGTTCGAGACGACGCAACAGGCGGCGCGGATCCTGGCCGAGCTCAAAGCCGATCCGGCGCTGCGGGCTGACGTGGGCCACAAGGCGCGGCAGACCGTCGAGCAGCTGTTTTCGCCGCAGGCATTGCGGCAGCTGCTGGATTTCTATCGGCGTTAG